A segment of the Oncorhynchus tshawytscha isolate Ot180627B linkage group LG19, Otsh_v2.0, whole genome shotgun sequence genome:
agtgcgtggtgctggaactggtggtactggatcgaggacacgcccaggaagcctggtgcggggagctgccaccggcgGACTGGTGtttggaggtggctctggatagaccggaccgtgcaggcgcactggagctcttgagcaccgagcctgcccaaccttacctggctcgatgcccactctagcccggccaatacgaagagctggtatgaaccgcaccgggctatgcacccgcactggatctctagccccccggtaagcacagggagtttgcgcaggtctcctacctggcatagccatactccctgtaagccccccaatatttggggccgactctcaggcttccatccgcgtcgccgtgctgcctcctcataccagcgccgtctccgctttcgctgcctccagttcttccttggggcggcgatattctccaggctgagcccagggtcctttaccgtccaatatctcctcccaagtccagaagtcctttgatcgctgctcctcacaattaacagggagagttggctaaggtctgactcctgactctgccactctctccctgagccccccccaatacatttttggggctgacttttgggtttctttctgcgccgccgtgtctttctcttcgactccattctcctatagccctcttcgcactgctccagcgaatcccaggcgggctccggcactctctctgggtcgaccgcccacctgtctatttcctcccaagtcgtatactccatactcctgctgtccataacgtcctcccatgtccattcctcctttcgctgctcctgctgtcgctgcctgttaccatgctgcttggtccgtgtgtggtgggtgattctgtaacggctttcttctatctcctcctctgacgaagaggtgtagcaaggatcggaccaaaatgcagcgtggctattgcaatccatgtttaataaataataaagaaacatgaacttacaaaaaacaataaacataatgtgaaaaccgaaacagccctatctggtgcaaacacaaagacaggaacaatcacccacaaaatacacagtgaaacccaggctacctaaatatggttcccaatcagagacaacgagaatcacctgactctgattgagaaccgcctcaggcagccaagcctatgctagacacacccctaatcatcCACAATcgcaatgcctacaaaaaccccaatacgacaacacaataaacccatgtcacaccctggcctgaacaaataattaaagaaaacacaaaaatactaagaccaaggcgtgacatccTGCACCATTCCTAGaacgttgtgggaaggttgtatgcaaaataaccataggagaACCATGCTTTCACCAAACtttaagaaacatatggttctcagaacattatgtgctagctgggcatATTGTTATCAAACCTTTAATATTATACATAAATTCTGTCCACTAGGATTCTCTCAGAGTCAATACTATTGATTGTTTATTTCCCCACATCAGCAATGACAAGATTTAGGTTTGGTTTGAAGGCAATCCAAATTCGATTGGAGTGGAAATAAAATGATAGATGTTGAATTAGCACCAGGCTCAGTTACATAAATTATTCTAACCACAATGTCCTTGTCTGTAGGTTTTCATTTTGATTATGAAGGATTGTCATTTGACTGACTTCAGCACAATTAGCCTAACTTAATCAAATAAACAGAATTTGTTTGTTATGTTGTTAAATCGATTTATTCAGAAAAAATTTAATTTATAAAACAGAGCTTTATGATATTTTGACAAACCTGATTTACAGTTGACAGTTACAGACTTAAGACAAAGCACTGACACCTTTTCTTTTAATAACacatatattatagtatatacaGTGTACCAACCAAAGGCCTCTGTCTGAAGTGTACATTTGAAATCAGGTTGCAATACAAAGTAGGACACAGGCTCTGATCTTCATGGTGTGGTTACCTGTGACATTTTAAGCCATTTCCAGGCATCATTCAGAGCATTTTCGAAGATGCTTTGTCAGGCAAGCACTATAATTTTCATTTCACAAAAATCCCCTCCATCCCTTTAAGGTGAGCATAAATGGATGACCTGCATCGAGCCATTCTTAGAAAACATAACACCATTAGAGTGACTTGAGGCTAGAATTACTGTACTAAGCGCTGGCATCAGTGCAACGTCAGCAATTGTTATTCTAGGAAATAAaacatgaatacaaagtgttggacATAGACACATTGAATTTCCAGGAAAAAGAACATAGAAACAATATTATTTCCAGGATTAAAAACATAACATTCTAAGGTAAAGTATAAATCTGACCTGAAGTATACATGTCATTGCTGTGAAAGAGAATATGAATGGAGCAGCACATAAACACGTACACTAAGAAGCTTTATACAAGACAACTCAAAAACCTTAGATTCTCCTCGATACTGGCAGGTAACATACTGGACTGGCAGTTGAGTTCTGTCGGTTTATGGAGTGTAATTTTCAAACCACATGCAAACTGTAAATGAAATGCATTTAAATTCCCAACACTTTTGGGGGGAAATATCTTAAATTGCTTGGCATAAACAAAACATGCTTGGAGATATtttatgcagacacacacagacagagtcatTGTCATAATCATAGTCATAAAACATTTCTGTGAAATAAAACTTTGTATcattggctgcatttacacaggcagttcTGATTGTTTGCCCAATTATaggcaaaagagctgatctgattggtcaaaagaccaattagtggaaaaagatCAAAATTGGATTGCCTGTGTTTGAGTGAAGACACAGACAACATATCAGTTACACTATGGAGCTCTTGTAGCATTATATCCAACTACCTGCATGGTCACATTTATACGAGAGTCTGAAAAGGCCTGGGCTCCACCAGACTATTAGACATGTTTCTCAGATCAGCCACAGAGTGGACCACCCTGTAGCCTAGAAGAGAGAGTGTATCATTGCACAGAGTCTGCAAAGTCCTCACTATATCAAACGCTAGTCTCAGTCTCCAGCTCTCTGCTGTGGCTTTGGAGTCTCTGGTGGTGGAATACTTATAGTTCCACTCGGATGTAGGAGGCGTGCTGTTGTTGGTGTTATGTGCGATCCACGAGTGCACGCTTTCATCCATCTCCAACCCCACAAACCTGTAGATCTCCTGAGCCTTCTCCTTGGGGTTGAGGGCCAGGTCCTCGTAGCGCACCAAGAGGTAGCGTCCACGCAGCCACGCCGGCCTCTGCAGCATTGTCTCTGCTGAGTCTGCCATGTCCCTGCAGGTGCTGGTGATCTGAGCTAGGTCTACGTAGTGCGGCTGCCTACCTGTAGCATTCCAGATCTTCCAGGCACGAAACTGCTCAGAGAATGCCATCATGCGCGAGGCCAGGATGGCTCTGGGGTCGCGCACCAGGTGAACGATCCTTAGGTCTAGCCGCGGATCCTCAGTCAAGGTGCGCAGGTCCCCCACCTCAGGGACACGCACCGTCTTGATGGCCACGTGGCCCCGTGAAAGACACGCGATGGAGGCCAGGGTGAGGTTCAGCGCCCCGCACTTCTTGGGGCACCAGGTCTCATCAGGCTGACTCCCAGAGGCCGAGGCCCCTTCACCACCCTCGGGGCACACAGGGGGGGAGCAGAGAGCTCGGCTGGAGCTCCGGCGGAAGAAAGACCCAGTGACGTGGTCCTGGGGCTCAGGACGGATGTAGTTCTCCAGGAAGCGTAGGTCACAGGTGTAGAGGTTGAGGAGGAGGTCCCGGTAGGCCCCCAGCAGGGACCGGCGGTCCAGGGCCCGACGCAGTCTGCCGCTGGAGTTGGTGAAGGCCTGCTGGACGTGGTAGAGGGGCTCGAACGCGTAGAAGATGGCCGGATGCTGGTTGAAGAGCTGACCAGTGAAGGAGGAGCCGCTGCGGGTGGTGGCGAACAGGAGGATGTGGCGCCGGGAGACCATGGCTGATGTTTCCATGGGCAATGTGTTGTCCTCACACATAGCTCTCCACCTGGAGTCTAGAAGGACAAGGGGACAAGGAGAGTATATCTGTACCCATGTAATACACATAGTAGCCTATTGTACTGTGATAGTTGCAATAACTACAATAGCTGCATGCTTCTAGAATATGATACAGTTGATTAAGTAtttaaaaagtctatatacaaccGTATGGGTCTTAGTTGACTTATTTAGAGGGCAACTTCATgattgttctttattttactactTTATAAATACAACTGTTAATATTAATTGGTTGACTTTCATACAATTTCAGACAAAGATGTTCTGCAACCAGTCCTAAGCTCTTGGCACATGGACACTTGGAATGAAAGAAGCTTATAAAAGTAAAATAGAATCCAGTATCATCATCATAACAGAGGACTAAGGAAAACCAACTGAAGACTCTATCCAGCCAATTTGCTTAAATAATTCAGAAAGTAGGCTAAACATGCATGAGTAAGATGCTTGTCTGCCGATGTCTACCCAAGGACTGGTGAAATGTCTCCTCTCTAAATATAGAGCGGATTGCTAACGTGTAATTACTGCTGATGAGGAGTTGATTGCAAAGGGGTCGTTACTTTTATCTGGAGACGAGCTTGACAAAAGGCGTATACAGCCACCCCGCGAAAACTGATTAATGAGGATAAACTGGAGGATAATTGTCAAATGAATAAAAATGAATCACAGATATtacatctctctcatcctctcctccatgaAAAGGGGAATTCCCTTGGGTAAGGATTAGCTTACTATTTGcgctctccctctgctcctcgaGAGTCAGTGATTAATGACCCCACGCAAGCAAACATTCTTCCTGTATAAATACCACAAGGGTTTTATGTGGGCAAAAATTCCCAAAATTAAACTTGTGAACCctgaatgtacagtggggcaaaaaagtatttagtcagccaccaattgtgcaagttctcccacttaaaaagatgagagaggcctgtaattttcatcataggtacacttcaactatgacagacaaaatgagaagaaaaaatccagaaaatcacattgtaggattttttatgaatttatttgcaaattatggtggaaaataagtatttggtcacctacaaacaagcaagatttctggctctcacagacctgtatctTCTGTCctaggctcctctgtcctccacttgttacctgtattaatggcatctatttgaacttgttatcagtataaaagacacaactgttggcgcaattattagaaaatggaagaagttcaagatgacggtcaatcaccctcggtctggggctccatgcaagatctcacctcgtggggcatcaatgatcatgagcaaggtgagggatcagcccagaactacacggcaggaggTGGTccatgacctgaagagagctgggaccacagtctcaaagaaaaccattagtaacacactacgccgtcatggattaaaatcctgcagcgcacgcaaggtccccctgctcaagccagcacatctccaggcccgtctgaagtttgccaatgaccatctggatgatccagaggagtgGGAGGTCATGTGgtgtgatgagacaaaaatagagctttttggtctaaactccactcgctgtgtttggaggaagaaggatgagtacaaccccaagaacaccatcccaaccgtgaagcatggaggtggaaacatcattctttggggatgcttttctgcaaaggggacaggatgtctgcaccgtattgaggggaggatggatggagccatgtatcgcgagatcttggccaacaacctccttccctcagtaagagcattgaagatgggtcgtggctgggtcttccagcatgacaacgacccgaaacacacagccagtgcaactaaggagtggctccgtaactagcatctcaaggtcctggagtggcctagcca
Coding sequences within it:
- the LOC112219135 gene encoding carbohydrate sulfotransferase 1-like — its product is MREGCKAGGGRRMECSWKTVLLLVCASLGVQYTAIRTLRDSLSGPCHGGVYHCQNRQPKDSRWRAMCEDNTLPMETSAMVSRRHILLFATTRSGSSFTGQLFNQHPAIFYAFEPLYHVQQAFTNSSGRLRRALDRRSLLGAYRDLLLNLYTCDLRFLENYIRPEPQDHVTGSFFRRSSSRALCSPPVCPEGGEGASASGSQPDETWCPKKCGALNLTLASIACLSRGHVAIKTVRVPEVGDLRTLTEDPRLDLRIVHLVRDPRAILASRMMAFSEQFRAWKIWNATGRQPHYVDLAQITSTCRDMADSAETMLQRPAWLRGRYLLVRYEDLALNPKEKAQEIYRFVGLEMDESVHSWIAHNTNNSTPPTSEWNYKYSTTRDSKATAESWRLRLAFDIVRTLQTLCNDTLSLLGYRVVHSVADLRNMSNSLVEPRPFQTLV